Proteins encoded in a region of the Roseateles sp. SL47 genome:
- a CDS encoding vWA domain-containing protein, translating to MLIQFFYTLRAARLPVSVKEYLTLLEALRAGVLDDDGGPTVDKFYSLARTTLVKDEALFDKFDRAFSAYFKGVELITDLVRTLPQDWLTRQLERDLTPEQLAELKAMAWDELMDTLRQRLEEQTERHEGGNRWIGTGGTSPFGHGGQNPRGVRIGGPGGQRSAVKVWEQRAYKDYDDQIELGTRNIKVALRRLRRFAREGSALELDLDDTIHKTAANAGMLDIRMIPERHNKVKLLLLMDVGGTMDEHVHRVEELFSAVKSEFKHLEFFYFHNCVYDHVWRNNRRRFSEKTSTWDLIHKYNRDYKLIFVGDATMSPYEILQPGGSVEYNNEEAGAEWLQRLTHAFPKHVWINPEPAGVWQYRQSIALIQQLMQQRMMPLTMSGLEQAMRVLNR from the coding sequence ATGCTGATCCAGTTCTTCTACACGTTACGCGCCGCCCGGCTTCCGGTCTCCGTCAAGGAGTACCTGACGCTGCTCGAAGCGCTGCGCGCCGGCGTGCTTGACGATGATGGCGGGCCCACGGTGGACAAGTTCTACTCGCTCGCCCGCACCACCCTGGTCAAGGACGAAGCGCTGTTCGACAAGTTCGACCGCGCCTTCTCCGCTTATTTCAAGGGTGTGGAGCTGATCACCGACCTGGTCCGCACCTTGCCCCAGGACTGGCTCACCCGTCAGCTCGAACGCGACCTCACTCCCGAACAGCTGGCCGAACTCAAGGCCATGGCGTGGGACGAGCTGATGGACACCTTGCGTCAGCGCCTGGAAGAACAGACCGAGCGCCATGAAGGCGGCAACCGCTGGATCGGCACCGGCGGCACCAGCCCGTTTGGCCACGGCGGCCAGAACCCGCGCGGGGTCCGCATCGGTGGCCCCGGTGGGCAGCGCAGCGCGGTCAAGGTCTGGGAACAGCGCGCCTACAAGGATTACGACGACCAGATCGAGCTGGGCACCCGCAACATCAAGGTGGCCCTGCGCCGCCTGCGTCGGTTTGCGCGGGAAGGGTCGGCGCTTGAACTCGACCTGGACGACACCATCCACAAGACCGCAGCCAATGCCGGCATGCTGGACATCCGCATGATTCCGGAGCGGCACAACAAGGTGAAGCTATTGCTGCTGATGGACGTCGGCGGCACGATGGATGAACACGTGCACCGCGTGGAAGAGCTCTTCTCTGCGGTCAAAAGCGAGTTCAAACATCTGGAGTTCTTTTATTTCCACAACTGTGTCTACGACCACGTGTGGCGCAACAACCGACGTCGGTTCAGCGAGAAGACCTCCACCTGGGATCTCATCCACAAATACAACCGGGACTACAAACTGATCTTCGTCGGTGATGCCACCATGAGCCCCTACGAGATTCTGCAGCCCGGCGGCAGTGTGGAATACAACAACGAGGAAGCCGGTGCCGAATGGTTGCAACGGCTGACCCATGCTTTTCCGAAACATGTATGGATCAATCCCGAGCCGGCGGGTGTGTGGCAGTACCGCCAGAGCATTGCGCTGATCCAGCAGCTCATGCAGCAGCGCATGATGCCGCTGACCATGAGCGGCCTGGAACAGGCGATGCGTGTACTCAACCGATGA
- a CDS encoding HD-GYP domain-containing protein, translating into MLKKIPTAQVCLGMYLHGLEGSWLSHPFWKTKFVLTDPADVKALRASGVPHCWIDASKGLDVGEVAAAPPPEPAPEPPAAVAPVAEEPPAPQAPAIVKSTPSVTLDRQPASMGEELERATLVVNKSKQAVMSLFNEARLGKAVDAEQCLPLVEEVASSVVRNPSALISLARLKTKDDYTYMHSVAVCALMVSLSRQLDLDEATTREAGLAGLLHDVGKMAMPLDVLNKPGALTDAEFAIMKAHPTRGYEMLRDGSSVPPSALDVALHHHEKMDGSGYPAKLAGENITLMSRMGAVCDVYDAITSVRPYKNAWDPASSLARMAQWNGHFDPRIFQAFVKSVGIYPVGTLVKLQSGRLAVVLDQNSSALTAPLVRVFYSTKSQMPIPTQVLDLSAANAGDRIIGREDPATWGFQRLDELWQKAAT; encoded by the coding sequence ATGCTCAAGAAGATCCCTACTGCTCAGGTGTGTTTAGGCATGTACCTGCATGGCCTTGAAGGGTCGTGGCTGTCGCATCCGTTTTGGAAGACCAAGTTCGTGCTCACCGACCCGGCCGACGTCAAGGCGTTGAGGGCCAGCGGGGTGCCGCATTGCTGGATCGATGCCTCCAAGGGCCTGGACGTGGGCGAGGTGGCTGCCGCCCCCCCACCCGAACCCGCGCCAGAGCCACCTGCCGCAGTCGCTCCGGTGGCCGAGGAGCCGCCGGCCCCTCAAGCTCCGGCCATCGTCAAGTCCACCCCCTCGGTGACGCTGGACCGCCAGCCCGCCTCCATGGGGGAAGAACTGGAACGGGCCACGCTGGTGGTCAACAAGTCCAAGCAGGCGGTGATGAGCCTGTTTAATGAAGCGCGCCTGGGCAAGGCGGTGGATGCCGAGCAATGCCTGCCCCTGGTGGAAGAAGTGGCCAGTTCGGTGGTGCGCAACCCGTCGGCCCTGATCAGCCTGGCTCGCCTCAAGACCAAGGACGACTACACCTACATGCATTCAGTGGCGGTTTGCGCGCTGATGGTGTCGCTGTCCCGCCAACTGGACCTGGACGAAGCCACCACCCGCGAGGCCGGCCTGGCCGGCCTGCTGCATGACGTGGGCAAGATGGCCATGCCGCTGGATGTGCTGAACAAGCCTGGTGCGCTGACCGACGCGGAATTCGCGATCATGAAGGCCCATCCCACCCGGGGGTATGAAATGCTCAGGGATGGTTCGTCCGTCCCTCCCTCGGCGCTGGACGTGGCCCTGCACCATCACGAAAAGATGGATGGCAGCGGCTACCCGGCCAAGCTGGCCGGCGAGAACATCACCCTGATGTCCCGCATGGGGGCCGTCTGTGATGTCTACGACGCCATCACCTCCGTTCGCCCCTACAAGAATGCATGGGACCCGGCCTCGTCGCTGGCCCGCATGGCGCAGTGGAACGGGCATTTCGACCCCCGCATCTTCCAGGCCTTCGTCAAGTCCGTGGGCATTTATCCGGTGGGCACGCTGGTCAAGCTGCAGTCCGGCCGCCTGGCCGTGGTGCTGGACCAAAACAGTTCGGCCTTGACTGCGCCCCTGGTGCGGGTGTTTTATTCCACCAAATCCCAAATGCCGATTCCCACGCAGGTGCTGGACCTGTCCGCCGCCAATGCGGGTGACCGCATCATTGGTCGTGAAGACCCGGCCACCTGGGGCTTCCAGCGCCTGGATGAGCTCTGGCAAAAAGCCGCGACCTGA
- a CDS encoding autotransporter assembly complex protein TamA, which yields MRGWLVLGLVAVLGSQLTGCALFASDRKAQLKVAAPAELPEGAQPTDRRRIEAYELTIDAPPELRSLLMTHLDLARFRDTPEDQRLTAAELRRLAAVAPEQARQLLETAGYFNAKVRTEEVGDLNDGIRNLRLVVDTGPRALVGSLDLRIEGPLKAMAERGDKFAIALERTLTQSWQLPAHSGFSQGDWAAAKNALLTRARAQGYPLARMTHSQAVVMADENTVDVAVTLETGPLFTLGELKVEGLKHQPEAAVRRLAGYKEHDAYNERLLLDFQERLLGTQLFDSASVEINPELVNPEPGVEKVEVPVTAKLREAARQQVTTSVGYHSVNGPTVGIEHTHRKPFDLNIRERTKLTLGRDNSSIDTEISSHPQPNMQRSLAALYAERLKSGDQVNVNLRGRLGYARETEPEDRLQYVEVLRSWEHAPNVQTTMAGAVSLNQQNIWRRVDSKLLPTKGWTASVVFGGGWASSNTEPNGPFGKAVGKFYWYTPLPGRWLFSSRVEMGQILAKGKLGLPEALRFRTGGDDTVRGYAYNELGPLDSSGNQTGGRVLLDGSVEVSHPLTPKIPQLMGAVFVDAGQAAQNWGSYKPAYAVGAGLRYRSPVGVLRMDFARGNLADKYRFHFSVAIAL from the coding sequence ATGAGGGGCTGGCTGGTTTTGGGCCTGGTGGCCGTGCTGGGCAGCCAGTTGACGGGTTGCGCGCTGTTCGCCTCGGACCGCAAGGCGCAGCTCAAGGTCGCTGCGCCCGCCGAACTCCCTGAGGGTGCTCAGCCCACCGACCGCCGCCGCATCGAAGCCTATGAGCTGACCATCGACGCGCCGCCCGAGCTGCGCTCGCTGCTCATGACTCACCTCGATCTGGCGCGCTTTCGCGACACCCCGGAAGACCAGCGCCTGACGGCTGCCGAACTGCGCCGCCTGGCCGCCGTCGCGCCGGAACAGGCGCGCCAACTGCTGGAAACCGCCGGGTATTTCAATGCCAAGGTCCGCACCGAAGAAGTGGGCGACCTCAATGACGGCATCCGCAATCTGCGGCTGGTGGTGGACACCGGCCCGCGTGCGCTGGTCGGCAGCCTGGATCTGCGCATTGAAGGGCCGCTCAAGGCCATGGCCGAGCGGGGCGACAAGTTCGCCATCGCGCTGGAACGCACCCTCACCCAGAGCTGGCAACTGCCGGCGCACTCCGGTTTCAGCCAGGGCGACTGGGCTGCCGCCAAGAACGCCCTGCTGACCCGCGCGCGTGCCCAGGGCTATCCACTGGCCCGCATGACACACAGCCAGGCGGTGGTGATGGCCGACGAGAACACGGTGGACGTGGCCGTGACGCTGGAAACCGGGCCGCTCTTCACCTTGGGCGAGCTGAAGGTGGAGGGGCTCAAACACCAGCCCGAGGCCGCCGTGCGCCGCCTGGCCGGCTACAAGGAGCACGACGCCTACAACGAACGCCTGCTGCTGGATTTTCAGGAGCGCCTGCTCGGCACCCAGCTCTTTGACAGTGCCAGTGTGGAAATCAACCCGGAGCTGGTGAATCCCGAACCCGGGGTGGAGAAGGTGGAAGTGCCGGTCACGGCCAAGCTGCGGGAAGCGGCCCGCCAGCAGGTCACCACCAGCGTCGGTTATCACAGCGTCAATGGCCCCACGGTGGGGATTGAACACACCCACCGCAAGCCCTTTGACCTCAACATCCGGGAGCGCACGAAGCTGACCCTCGGCCGGGACAACAGCTCCATCGACACCGAAATCAGCTCCCATCCCCAGCCCAACATGCAGCGCAGCCTGGCGGCGCTTTATGCCGAGCGGCTGAAGTCGGGCGACCAGGTCAACGTCAACCTCCGGGGGCGCCTGGGTTATGCCCGCGAAACCGAACCCGAAGACCGCCTGCAATATGTGGAAGTGCTGCGCTCCTGGGAACATGCGCCCAATGTGCAGACCACCATGGCGGGCGCCGTGTCGCTGAACCAGCAGAACATCTGGCGCCGGGTGGATTCCAAACTGCTGCCCACCAAGGGCTGGACCGCCAGCGTGGTGTTTGGCGGCGGCTGGGCCAGCAGCAACACCGAGCCCAACGGGCCCTTTGGCAAGGCGGTGGGCAAGTTCTATTGGTACACCCCGCTGCCCGGCCGTTGGTTGTTTTCCAGCCGGGTGGAAATGGGCCAGATCCTTGCCAAGGGCAAGCTGGGCCTGCCGGAGGCCCTGCGCTTTCGCACCGGTGGTGACGACACGGTGCGCGGTTATGCCTACAACGAGCTGGGGCCGCTGGACTCCAGCGGCAACCAGACGGGTGGCCGGGTGCTGCTGGATGGCAGCGTGGAAGTCTCGCATCCGCTCACCCCAAAAATCCCGCAGCTGATGGGTGCTGTCTTTGTGGATGCCGGTCAGGCCGCCCAGAACTGGGGCAGCTACAAGCCTGCTTATGCGGTGGGCGCCGGCCTGCGCTACCGGAGCCCGGTGGGCGTGCTGCGCATGGACTTCGCCAGGGGCAACCTGGCTGACAAATACCGCTTCCACTTCAGTGTGGCGATTGCACTATGA
- a CDS encoding S9 family peptidase yields MKKTAAQAPGKRLPGLDVDALWRLDRVGAPSLSPDGAQAVVPVTRFDMEKNSGSTSLWLLSTLGGEPRRLTQAGDKDGQPQWSPAGNDIAFIARRDQEGDKDESAQLYVIPPDGGEARRVTQMPFGVECFKWFPDGRRIAFVSWVDPVLKGQSAQRGRHQADKDRKATGYVTEEAFYRFWDHCLPMGRVPHLHVVDLDTGKVRDLFEGTDYELSRAEPDATTFDISPDGRRIAFSFDPAPTKLLDHRNALAEIDVRSGKTQVLLQDGDWDFTAPCYSHAGHHLAFLASHQALKHTMPNWLAVLDTQGHWAVLSEDWDHDVAAPLRWDEDDLGLLCLAEDRGRRHLWRFDVKTLTAFVLFEGAHAGAFALEAGTLVLLHDSVAFPPRVSVLEREGDVDEQQVRRIERFNDDVLDDHAIGRHEEVWFTGALGEQVQMWLIYPPGFDSRKKHPLLHLIHGGPHTAFGDSWHWRWNHQVMAAQGYVVACVNYHGSSSFGQGFLDSITHRWGELELQDVEAATDLLLTRPWADPQRVFATGGSYGGYMVAWMNGHVAPGRYRAYVCHAGCYDWQAMFANDAYHWHAKELGAWYWERPERVAAQSPHHFAAHFHTPTLVIHGQMDYRVPDAQGLAYYNTLKAQGIDARLVWFPDENHWVLKPQNSQLWYAEFFDWLKRYDKKSKRS; encoded by the coding sequence GTGAAAAAAACAGCTGCCCAAGCCCCTGGCAAGAGGCTCCCCGGCCTGGACGTGGACGCCCTGTGGCGCCTGGACCGAGTGGGCGCACCCAGCCTGTCGCCGGATGGAGCGCAGGCGGTGGTGCCCGTCACCCGCTTTGACATGGAGAAGAACAGCGGCAGCACCTCGTTGTGGCTGCTCTCCACGCTGGGCGGGGAACCGCGCCGCCTGACGCAGGCGGGGGACAAGGATGGTCAGCCGCAATGGAGCCCGGCCGGCAATGACATCGCCTTCATCGCCCGCCGCGATCAGGAGGGGGACAAGGATGAATCGGCCCAGCTCTACGTCATTCCCCCGGACGGTGGCGAGGCCCGCCGGGTGACGCAGATGCCCTTTGGCGTTGAGTGCTTCAAATGGTTCCCGGATGGGCGGCGCATTGCGTTTGTCTCCTGGGTGGACCCGGTGCTCAAGGGCCAGTCGGCTCAACGCGGACGGCATCAGGCCGACAAGGACCGCAAGGCCACCGGCTACGTCACCGAAGAAGCGTTCTACCGCTTCTGGGACCATTGCCTGCCGATGGGCCGCGTGCCGCATCTGCATGTGGTGGACCTGGACACCGGCAAGGTGCGCGACCTGTTTGAAGGCACCGACTATGAACTGAGCCGCGCCGAGCCGGACGCCACCACCTTCGACATCTCGCCGGACGGCCGCCGCATTGCCTTCAGCTTTGACCCGGCGCCGACCAAGCTGCTGGACCACCGCAACGCGCTGGCTGAGATCGATGTGCGCAGCGGCAAGACGCAAGTGCTGCTGCAGGATGGCGACTGGGACTTCACGGCCCCCTGCTACAGCCATGCCGGCCATCACCTGGCCTTTCTGGCGAGCCACCAGGCGCTCAAGCACACGATGCCCAACTGGCTCGCGGTGCTGGACACCCAGGGCCACTGGGCGGTGCTCTCGGAGGACTGGGACCACGACGTCGCCGCGCCGCTGCGCTGGGACGAAGACGACCTGGGCCTGCTCTGCCTGGCCGAGGACCGTGGACGCCGCCACCTCTGGCGGTTCGACGTCAAGACGCTCACTGCGTTTGTGCTCTTCGAGGGCGCCCATGCCGGCGCCTTTGCGCTGGAGGCCGGCACCCTGGTGCTGCTCCACGACAGCGTCGCCTTCCCGCCGCGGGTGTCCGTGCTGGAGCGTGAGGGGGACGTCGACGAACAGCAGGTCCGCCGTATCGAGCGCTTCAATGACGACGTGTTGGACGACCATGCCATCGGCCGCCATGAAGAGGTCTGGTTCACCGGCGCCCTGGGCGAACAGGTCCAGATGTGGCTCATTTACCCGCCGGGTTTTGACAGCAGGAAGAAGCATCCGCTGCTGCATCTCATCCACGGCGGCCCCCACACTGCGTTTGGTGACAGCTGGCATTGGCGCTGGAACCATCAGGTCATGGCGGCGCAGGGCTATGTCGTCGCCTGCGTCAACTATCACGGCTCGTCCAGCTTCGGTCAGGGCTTCCTGGACTCCATCACCCACCGCTGGGGCGAACTGGAACTGCAGGACGTCGAAGCCGCGACGGACCTTCTGCTGACTCGCCCCTGGGCGGACCCGCAACGGGTCTTTGCCACTGGGGGCAGTTATGGTGGCTACATGGTGGCGTGGATGAATGGCCATGTGGCGCCTGGCCGCTACCGTGCCTACGTCTGCCATGCCGGCTGCTACGACTGGCAAGCCATGTTTGCCAATGACGCCTACCACTGGCACGCCAAGGAACTGGGGGCCTGGTATTGGGAGCGGCCGGAGCGGGTGGCGGCGCAGAGTCCGCATCATTTCGCGGCGCACTTTCACACGCCGACGCTGGTCATTCACGGCCAGATGGACTACCGGGTTCCTGACGCGCAGGGGCTGGCCTACTACAACACGCTCAAGGCCCAAGGCATTGACGCCCGTCTGGTCTGGTTCCCTGACGAAAACCACTGGGTGCTCAAGCCGCAGAACAGTCAGCTCTGGTACGCCGAGTTCTTTGATTGGCTGAAGCGCTACGACAAGAAGTCAAAACGGTCTTGA
- a CDS encoding c-type cytochrome, translating to MRRQLQTSVALMLAGSAFVVAAQTSASSPSPAQGQAPAPTPVAAGAAVPIESKVAMCIGCHGIPGYQATFPEVYKVPMIAGQNSKYLSSALTAYAKGERKHPTMRGIAQSLTEKDITDISAYYEQQAKVPAVPETVAPPAEIKALLDKGACASCHGANFSKPIDGTYPKIAGQHADYLYAALKAYQTEGNPYVGRGNAIMAAQVKQFSHAELKALGKYLASLPGELRTVPQSKLR from the coding sequence ATGAGAAGACAACTGCAGACATCCGTTGCGTTGATGCTGGCTGGAAGTGCTTTTGTTGTTGCGGCTCAGACCAGTGCATCATCGCCATCGCCAGCGCAGGGACAAGCGCCGGCACCCACCCCTGTTGCGGCCGGTGCGGCCGTGCCCATTGAATCCAAGGTGGCCATGTGCATTGGCTGCCACGGCATTCCGGGTTACCAGGCCACCTTTCCGGAGGTGTACAAGGTACCGATGATTGCCGGCCAGAACAGCAAGTACCTCAGCTCGGCATTAACGGCCTATGCCAAGGGCGAACGCAAACACCCCACCATGCGGGGCATTGCGCAGTCCTTGACCGAGAAGGACATCACCGACATCTCGGCCTATTACGAGCAGCAGGCCAAGGTGCCAGCCGTGCCGGAGACCGTGGCGCCCCCGGCCGAGATCAAGGCGCTGCTGGACAAGGGCGCCTGCGCCAGCTGCCACGGTGCCAACTTCAGCAAACCGATCGACGGCACCTACCCGAAGATCGCCGGTCAGCACGCTGACTACCTGTATGCCGCCCTCAAGGCTTACCAGACGGAAGGGAACCCTTACGTCGGCCGCGGGAACGCCATCATGGCCGCCCAGGTGAAGCAATTCAGTCACGCTGAACTGAAGGCTTTAGGGAAATATTTGGCAAGCTTGCCAGGGGAGCTGCGAACAGTGCCTCAATCCAAACTTCGCTGA
- a CDS encoding AAA family ATPase produces the protein MKFQGTQDYVATPDLMLAVNAAITLQRPLLVKGEPGTGKTLLAEEVAKALNLPLLQWHVKSTTKAQQGLYEYDAVSRLRDSQLGDDKVRDIGNYIVRGTLWQAFASDTPVALLIDEIDKADIEFPNDLLRELDRMEFYVYETREWVRAKHRPLVFITSNNEKELPDAFLRRCFFHYIKFPEADTMQAIVDVHFPQLKKELLAAALKTFYDVRKLPGLKKKPSTSELIDWLKLLLAEDIPLEALQTQDEQVAIPPLVGALLKNEQDLTLFEKLVYMQSRNR, from the coding sequence ATGAAATTCCAAGGCACCCAGGATTACGTCGCCACGCCGGACCTGATGCTGGCCGTGAATGCGGCCATTACCCTCCAGCGCCCGCTGCTGGTGAAGGGCGAACCCGGCACGGGCAAGACCCTGCTGGCCGAGGAGGTGGCCAAGGCGTTGAACCTGCCGCTGCTGCAATGGCATGTCAAAAGCACCACCAAGGCGCAACAGGGCCTGTATGAATATGACGCCGTGAGCCGCCTGCGCGACAGCCAGCTGGGCGACGACAAGGTGCGGGACATCGGCAATTACATCGTGCGCGGCACCTTGTGGCAGGCCTTTGCCTCGGACACCCCGGTGGCGCTGCTGATCGACGAGATTGACAAGGCCGACATCGAATTCCCGAATGACCTGCTGCGCGAGCTGGACCGGATGGAGTTCTATGTCTATGAAACCCGCGAATGGGTGCGCGCCAAGCATCGCCCGCTGGTCTTCATCACCTCCAACAATGAAAAGGAACTGCCGGACGCCTTTCTGCGCCGCTGCTTCTTTCACTACATCAAGTTCCCCGAGGCCGACACCATGCAGGCCATCGTGGACGTCCACTTCCCGCAATTGAAGAAAGAGCTGTTGGCGGCGGCGCTCAAGACCTTCTATGACGTTCGCAAGCTGCCGGGCCTGAAGAAGAAGCCCAGCACCTCCGAACTGATCGACTGGCTCAAACTGCTGCTGGCGGAGGACATCCCGCTGGAAGCGCTGCAGACGCAGGACGAGCAGGTGGCCATTCCGCCACTGGTGGGTGCCTTGCTGAAGAATGAGCAAGACCTGACGCTGTTCGAAAAGCTGGTCTACATGCAGAGCCGCAATCGCTGA
- a CDS encoding urease accessory protein UreD, whose protein sequence is MSSGKKPRPEPVDTPAAKAWLARLSADYRVERGRCVVSHEHEGPLRLLKSLYPEGAGLCHSVLVHPPSGLVGGDTLDIRLTLAPQAHALITTPGATRFYRSPQGTPAVQRVAARLEEGTRLEWLPLEAIAYPGCEALNHARFELAPGAELLAWDITALGLPGADQPFDQGRFTQHLEIPGQWLERGTLAASDAVLMDGPLGLAGQRCLGTLVFAAGEGISRERRERALEAVRALIDADPLLRTMAGATAAQDRVLVVRVLGPVVEPVFQLLRACWARWRHELWGLPANLPRLWSM, encoded by the coding sequence ATGAGCTCTGGCAAAAAGCCGCGACCTGAGCCGGTGGATACCCCCGCTGCCAAGGCCTGGCTGGCCCGCCTGAGTGCCGACTACCGCGTTGAGCGGGGCCGTTGCGTGGTCAGCCACGAACACGAGGGGCCGCTGCGGCTGCTCAAGAGCCTGTATCCGGAAGGGGCGGGCCTGTGCCACAGCGTGCTGGTGCATCCGCCCAGCGGTCTGGTGGGCGGCGACACGCTGGACATCCGTCTGACGCTGGCGCCGCAAGCCCATGCGCTCATCACCACGCCGGGCGCCACCCGCTTCTACCGCAGCCCGCAGGGCACACCGGCGGTGCAGCGCGTTGCGGCCCGCCTGGAGGAGGGGACCCGCCTGGAATGGCTGCCGCTGGAAGCGATTGCCTACCCCGGCTGCGAGGCGCTGAACCATGCCCGGTTTGAACTGGCCCCAGGCGCTGAACTGCTGGCCTGGGACATCACCGCCCTGGGCTTGCCGGGGGCTGATCAGCCGTTTGACCAGGGGCGTTTCACGCAGCACCTGGAAATTCCCGGCCAATGGCTTGAGCGAGGCACGCTGGCGGCGTCGGATGCGGTGTTGATGGACGGCCCCCTGGGGCTGGCTGGGCAGCGTTGCCTCGGCACCCTGGTGTTTGCGGCCGGCGAGGGAATTTCACGCGAGCGGCGCGAACGCGCGCTGGAGGCCGTGCGAGCACTGATCGATGCCGATCCGCTGCTGCGGACCATGGCCGGTGCCACCGCCGCTCAGGACCGGGTGCTGGTGGTGCGGGTGCTGGGCCCGGTGGTGGAGCCGGTGTTCCAGCTGCTGCGGGCCTGCTGGGCGCGTTGGCGGCACGAGTTGTGGGGCCTCCCGGCCAACCTGCCGCGTTTGTGGTCCATGTGA
- a CDS encoding GNAT family N-acetyltransferase: MAQTPANPYVAPVVLTGPFARLEPLSHQHLDGLVEAVQDGLLSQLWYTNIPTPDGMAAEIDRRLRFRDAGEWNPFTVFDASGRVAGMTSFLHIDAQHGRVEIGATWTRASCQRSALNTQCKRLLLGHAFDTLGCIAVELRTHRLNQQSRRAIERLGAQLDGILRAHQRLPDGSLRDTCVYSITATEWPTVRNHLQWQLDKPRNSD; this comes from the coding sequence ATGGCGCAAACACCAGCCAACCCTTATGTGGCCCCGGTCGTCCTGACCGGGCCGTTTGCCCGCCTGGAGCCCTTGTCGCACCAGCACCTGGACGGCCTGGTGGAGGCGGTCCAGGACGGTCTTCTTTCGCAGCTGTGGTACACCAACATTCCCACGCCGGACGGCATGGCGGCCGAGATCGACCGCCGGCTGCGCTTTCGTGATGCGGGCGAATGGAATCCCTTCACCGTTTTTGATGCGTCGGGCCGTGTGGCCGGCATGACCAGCTTCCTGCATATCGATGCACAGCATGGGCGGGTGGAAATCGGCGCCACCTGGACGCGGGCCAGTTGCCAGCGCAGCGCACTCAACACCCAGTGCAAGCGCCTGCTGCTGGGCCATGCCTTCGATACGCTGGGGTGCATTGCGGTGGAGCTGCGCACGCACCGCCTGAACCAGCAAAGCCGACGTGCGATTGAACGCCTGGGCGCCCAGCTGGACGGCATCCTGCGCGCCCACCAGCGCCTGCCGGACGGCAGCCTGCGCGACACCTGCGTCTACAGCATCACCGCCACCGAGTGGCCGACCGTTCGCAACCATCTCCAGTGGCAACTGGACAAACCCCGGAATTCCGACTGA
- a CDS encoding LysR family transcriptional regulator → MHTPRPVNFRTLDLNLLRVFDVVMEERHVTRAAHRLSITQPAVSNALRRLREATNEELFIPTPTGVAPTPHALALWPTIRTALSSLQDALAPQEFDPKAAANTISFTLAMADATAALVVPALARRFLQDGVHVGLRIVPLTTRDPREMLEQGRADVAIGFFPDIVTLMGQPGGEAFRKASLYVSQYLCVMRRDHPLAAPEALTLDAYCAAQHLRVSFAGRPHGFVDDALQALGRQRTVAITVNSFFTGGLAVQQSDLLTVLPNSFIPATGISSLLASRELPFKLPHIDISQVWHVRHELDAAQRWLRQMLSEAAAAVRASTPTPPVLQ, encoded by the coding sequence ATGCATACGCCGCGCCCTGTCAACTTCCGCACCCTGGACCTCAACCTGCTGCGGGTGTTTGATGTGGTGATGGAGGAGCGCCATGTCACCCGGGCCGCCCACCGGCTGTCCATCACCCAGCCGGCGGTGAGCAATGCCCTGCGCCGGCTGCGGGAAGCGACCAACGAAGAGTTGTTCATCCCCACCCCCACCGGTGTGGCGCCCACACCGCATGCGCTGGCGCTGTGGCCGACCATCCGCACCGCCTTGTCCAGCCTGCAGGACGCACTGGCCCCGCAGGAATTCGACCCCAAGGCCGCCGCCAACACCATCAGCTTCACGCTGGCCATGGCGGACGCCACTGCCGCGCTGGTGGTGCCTGCGCTGGCGCGGCGTTTCCTGCAGGACGGCGTCCATGTGGGCCTGCGCATCGTTCCGCTCACCACCCGGGACCCCCGCGAAATGCTGGAGCAGGGCCGCGCGGATGTGGCCATCGGCTTCTTTCCGGACATCGTCACCCTGATGGGGCAGCCCGGCGGGGAGGCCTTTCGCAAGGCCTCGCTGTATGTGAGCCAGTATCTGTGCGTGATGCGCCGGGACCACCCACTCGCCGCCCCCGAAGCCTTGACCCTGGACGCCTATTGCGCCGCCCAGCATCTGCGGGTGAGCTTTGCAGGCCGTCCGCATGGCTTTGTGGACGATGCGCTGCAGGCCCTGGGCCGCCAGCGCACCGTGGCCATCACGGTCAACAGCTTTTTCACCGGCGGCCTGGCCGTGCAGCAGTCGGACCTGCTGACGGTGCTGCCCAACAGTTTCATTCCGGCGACCGGCATCTCCAGCCTGCTGGCCAGCCGGGAACTGCCTTTTAAACTGCCGCACATCGACATCAGCCAGGTCTGGCATGTGCGGCACGAACTGGATGCCGCGCAGCGCTGGCTGCGTCAGATGTTGTCGGAGGCTGCGGCTGCAGTACGGGCCAGCACGCCCACGCCGCCGGTGCTGCAGTAG